A DNA window from Hevea brasiliensis isolate MT/VB/25A 57/8 chromosome 2, ASM3005281v1, whole genome shotgun sequence contains the following coding sequences:
- the LOC110636522 gene encoding photosystem I reaction center subunit V, chloroplastic, which produces MATSALFFTPTIQKHRHSLTPFQGLRPLTKAKTSLTKITTTNPRKSLALKAELSAPLVISLSTGLSLFLGRFVFFNFQRENVAKQVPEQNGVTHFEAGDVRAKEYVSLLKSNDPVGFNIVDVLAWGSIGHIVAYYILATSSNGYDPKFF; this is translated from the coding sequence ATGGCAACCTCCGCCTTGTTCTTCACACCCACAATCCAAAAGCATCGCCACAGCCTCACTCCATTCCAAGGCCTTAGACCCCTCACCAAAGCCAAAACTTCCCTAACCAAGATCACCACCACCAACCCAAGAAAGAGCTTGGCACTGAAAGCAGAGCTTAGCGCACCCCTGGTGATCAGCCTAAGCACTGGGCTGTCTCTCTTTCTCGGAAGGTTTGTGTTCTTCAACTTCCAGAGGGAGAACGTGGCAAAACAAGTGCCGGAGCAGAACGGAGTGACCCATTTTGAGGCCGGAGATGTTCGTGCTAAGGAATATGTTAGCCTCCTGAAATCAAACGATCCGGTTGGGTTCAATATCGTTGATGTTCTTGCCTGGGGCTCCATTGGCCACATCGTTGCTTACTATATCTTGGCCACCTCCAGCAATGGCTATGACCCCAAGTTCTTCTAG